TCCTCGGCGCGCTCCTCCTGACGGCGCTCGGCGCGTTCGAGTGGTTTACTGCGACGTTCACCCTCCCCGTTCTCCTGGTCGTCCTCGTCGCCACCCCGTTGCTCCACGTCGGGACCAACGTGATCGCCTATCGGGTGGGGCTGAAAAGTGAGCCGTGGTAGCACCTTTTTACTTCGTCGGGTGCGCTCGCTTCGCTCACGGGTCGCTCCACTCCCCGTTCGCATCGAGGCGCTCCCGTCGGTCGCGCCTCGCTTCGCTCGCACACCCCTCCTCGTAAAAATCTGCACCAAAAACCCCCGCTCACTCTCTTCGGTCGTTCGCGGTGAACCGTGCTCGCTTCGCTCGCACGGACGGTCCCGCCGTCCGCTCCGCACAGCACCGCCCGAGCCCTCGGTCGCTCCGCTCCCTCGCCCTCGATCCACCGAGGGGCCGCAGCCGCACTCCAACCGCACCGCCGAAGCCCTCGCTCACTTCGTTCGCTCGCCCTTCATCCGCCAGGCCCGCACCGCCGCCGCACCACACCCGCAACTGCCGTCTCAGCGCTCGGTCGTCACTTCACAGCCGTCCTCGGTCACGATGATGGTGTGCTCTTTCTGACTCACGAGCGCGCCATCGTCCTCTTTCAGCACCGGGTAGCCGTGAACCACGTTCTGGCGTTCGAGCCGGCGGAGCGCCATCTCGGGACGATCGACGTCGAGCCATCGGGTGGCGAAGGGGAGCGTGCGGAACTCCTCGGTGATCTGATCGAGCGCCTTGCGCGCGTCCCGGTTTCTGACCGACTGTTCGCGGTCGAGCGCGTAGATCTGCTCGTCACCGCCCTCCGAGACCTTCCCGCCACCGTCGGTGGCGAACGGCTCGACGGCGACCACGTCGCCCGCTTCGAGTTCGACGCTCTGGCTCACCGCGCGATTCGGGATGTTCGGCGGGGTGTGCTGGTCCCACCGGCCGAGCCCGTGGCCGGTGAGGTTGACGACGGGGTTGTAGCCGTAGTCGTCGATGACCTCCTCGATCCGTGCACCGATCTCGCCGGTCTCGACACCCGGTTCGACGAGGTCGAGCGCGGCGTCGAGCGCGGCTTCGGGCGCTTCCGCGAGGTCGTCGTGGCCCGAGAGATCGACCGTAATAGCGGTGTCGGCGAGCCAGCCGTCGACATGTACCCCGATGTCGAGGTTGATCATCTCCTCGCCGAACGTGGCGTCGTCGTCGGCGCTCGGCGTGGCGTGGGCGGCCTCCTCGTCGATCGAAATGTTCACTGGAAACGCGGGCTCGCCACCCAGCTCGCGGGTACGCTCCTCGGCCCACTCCGCAACGTCGAGATGGCTCGTGCCGACCTCGACGCGCTCGGCGGCTTCCTCGCGCACTTGAGCGAGGATTTCGCCTGCCTCACGGTGTTTCTCGTACTGCTCCGACGAGAGGTCCACGTCGCTCATGGCTCGACGTTGGACCGAACCACCAAAACGCCTGCCGTTCGGCCTACGACTGCTCTGCCGTACTGGTCTGCATCGCGTCGGTGTTGTACGCGCTGCCCACCCTGCCCTCGTCGTCGAGTACGATGATTCCCGCCCCACCGTCGGTCTCGACCGCCAGCTCGTCGATGGCGTGCTCGGCGGCCGTCTCGGGACTGTCGCCGGCTTCGAGCCGCTCGACCGCCAGCCGCGAGAGCGTCATCCGGGCGATGTCCTCACCGGCCCCAGTCGCGCTCGCGCCGCCCGCGGGCGTCGCGTAAAACCCGCTCCCGACCTGCGGGACGTCACCCACCCGCCCGGCGAGCGCACACCACCGCCCGCCGGTCGAGGTCGCCGCCGCAATTTTCCCATCCTCGACCGCGACCGCACCGACCGTATCCGATCCGCCGAACTGCTCACGAACCCACGCGAGCCGTTCATCGGTATCGCCTTCGTCGGGCGGCGAGAGATCGGCCCACCGCTCGCGTGTCCGCTCGGTCGTGAGATCGGCCTCGGTCTCGACCCCGAACCCCTCGGCCAGCGAGACGGCATGGTCGTCGGCGACGAGCACGTGTGGCGTCTCCGTCATCACCGTGCGGGCGACCGTCGCGGCGTCGCGGACGCCGGGCATCGAGCAGGCTGCCCCCACCTCGCGCTCGTCGGTCATGATCCCCGCGTCGGTTCTGACGACCCCGTCGTCCTGGATCGCCCCGCCGACGCCGGCGTTGAATCGTGGGGCACGTTCGAGCACGCCGATGGCGGCGACGACCGCGGCGGTCGGTGTCGGTTCCCCTGTGCCGGTCGCCGCGGCCTCGTCGAGAACTTCCTGGCGTGACTCGGGATCGTCGGGTGCGCTGCCCGCTCCGCCGTGGACGATGAGCTGCATACGTGCGCCACCGGGGCCGGTCGCATAACCCTCACGAACCGGCGCGGAACGCGGAGAAGCCGGATCGGAGAACGGTAAACCTTTGAGCGCGCCACGCGGATTTGTGATGATATGAGCTACGATCGAGTCGAGGTACCCGACGCGGGCGAGCGCATCGAAGCCGCCGGCAGCGACGAGTTCGACGTTCCCGACGAGCCGATCATCCCGTTCATCCACGGCGACGGCATCGGTCGCGACGTCGCACCCGCCGCCCAGCGAGTGCTGGGAGCCGCTGCCGAGGCCACAGGACGCGAGATCCACTGGATGCGACTCTACGCCGGCGAGGCCGCCCGCGAGCGCTACGACGAGAACCTCCCTGAGGACACCCTGAAGGCGCTCCGGGAGTTCAACGTCGGGATCAAGGGCCCGCTCACGACCCCTGTCGGCGCGGGCTTTCGCAGCCTGAACGTCGCGCTCCGCAAACGCCTCGATCTCTACACCAACGTCCGGCCGACGTTCCACATCGACGGCGTCCCCTCACCGGTATCCGACCCGGGCGCGATGGACATGGTCAACTTCCGGGAGAACACCGAGGACGTGTACGCCGGCATCGAGTGGGAGGCCGGCACCGACGAGGTCGAGCAGGTTCGAGAGTTCGTCGAGGACGAGATGGATTTCGACGAGTCGATCCACGAGGGCGCGGTGGGGATCGGCGTCAAACCCATCACCGAGTTCGGCACCAAACGCCTCGTCCGGAAGGCGATCGACTACGCGCTCGATCACGACCGCGACTCGGTCACGCTCGTTCATAAAGGAAACATCATGAAGTTCACCGAGGGCGCGTTCCGTGACTGGGGCTACGAGGTCGCAGAGGAGGAGTACGGCGACGAGGTCATCACCGAGGACACCCTCTGGGAGGACGAGGACGGTGACGCACCCGAGGACACGCTCGTGGTCAACGACCGGATCGCGGACAACATGCTCCAGCAGATCCTCACTCGCACGAGTGACTACGACGTCCTCGCGATGCCGAACCTCAACGGCGACTACCTCTCGGACTCCGCCGGCGCACAGATCGGCGGGCTCGGGATCGCGCCCGGCGCGAACATCGGCGACGGCCGGATGGTCGCCGAACCCGTCCACGGCTCCGCGCCGAAACACGCCGGCAAGGACAAGGCCAACCCGACCGCACTGATCCTCTCGGGCCGCATCCTGTTCCAGGAGATCGGGTGGAACGACGCCGCCCAGAAGATCTACGACGCCGTCGAGGCCACCATCTCCTCGAAGCAGGTCACCTACGACATCCACCGGCAGATCGAGGGCGGCGAGAAGCTCGCCACCAGCGAGTTCGCCGACGTCATCGTCGACAACATCGAGTAGCTCTCGTCGCTCGACTCACCGGTTCGATTCTCGACGAGCAGCCAGATCGGTGGGAACCGACCCGATCGCAGAGCGGAACTGCTATTGACCGCCCGGCAAGAATTGCGCGCATGATCCCGCCGATCGCCAGTCGGTTCGTCGCGGGCGAGACCCCGGCCGAACTCTTGGAACACGTCAGCCAGCTCGAAGAAAAGGGTGTCAGAACCATCTGCAACCGGCTCGGCGAGCACTACGAGCAGCCCGAGCCGGCACGCGAGGACCGCGACGCCTACTGTGACCTCCTCGCGGACATCGACAACGCGGGGCTCGGGGCGTGTATCTCGGTCAAACCCTCACAGATCGGACTCGGGATCGGCGAGGAGACGTTTCGAGAGAACCTCGGGGCCATCGTCGATCGGGCGGCCACCCACGGAAAGTTCGTCTGGATCGATATGGAGGACCATCCGACGACCGACGCCACGCTCGACGCCTACGCCGATCACGCCACGGAGTACGAGCGGGTCGGGGTCTGCGTCCAGGCGAACCTGAAGCGGACCCCCGAAGACCTCCGCCGGCTGGCGGACCTGCCGGGGAAAGTCCGACTCGTGAAGGGCGCGTACGACGAGCCCGCGGCGATCGCCCACCGAAAGAAGTCGGGGGTCAACGAGGCCTACCGCGACTGTCTCGATCTGATGTTCGAGGAGTTCGACGGCGGGATCGCGGTGGGGAGTCACGATCCCGCGATGATCGAGCACGCAACCCGCCGCCACGAGGAGCTCGGGACGGACTTCGAGATACAGATGCTGATGGGAGTACGCGAGGAGGCCCAGATCGAACTCGCCGAGGAGTACGACGTCTGGCAGTACGCCCCTTACGGCGGGAAGTGGCTGTCGTACTTCTACCGCCGGACGATGGAGCGAAAGGAGAACCTCACGTTCGCGCTCCGGGCGATCGTGGGGCGGTAGCACGGCGGAGCAGCCGAGCAGGGGAAGCGCTCATTACGGTCGGGGGTGACCGTCGAACAAATGGCCTCCTGGAAGCGCGACGCCACGAGTGGGCTGATCGTGCTCGTACCAGTCATCGTCACGCTCTACGTCATCGCGTTCATCTACAACGCCATCGCGACGCTGCCGTTCATCGAAAGTATCCAGCCGGGATGGGTTCGGGTTCCGCTCACGCTGATCCTGTTCGCCCTGTTGGTGTTCGCGATCGGGTATCTGATGCGCACGGCCACGGGACCGCTGGTCGAAGGGGCGATCGACGACGTGATGAACAGTCTTCCGGGGCTCCGGGTGGTGTACAACGCCTCGAAGATGGCGGTCGAGACCGCGGTCACGGGCACCGGCGATCTCCAGGCCCCAGTGAAGCTCGAAACCTGGAACGGAATGCGGATGACGGCGTTCAAAACCGGTAAGCGGACCGAGGACGGCCGCGACGTACTCTTCCTCCCGACCGCTCCCAACATCACCACCGGGTTCGTGATCGAGGTCGAGCCGGACGAGTACACCGAGACCGACGAGCGCGTCGAGGACGCGCTGACCCGGGTCCTGAGCGCGGGGTTCGGCGAGACTGGCGAGGACATCGGCGTGTCGATCAACGTCACCGAAGAGCCGGCAAAAACCGACGACTGACCCGAACAACAAGAGAGTGACGACGCGTCCCTGATGACAGTGAACGTCGTCGTTCGTCCCCTGCGCTCCGCGCCGCTTATGGTAGGGCCCGTTCGACCGAAACACATGACCGATCGCGACCTCATCGACGCGCTTCAGAGAGCTGACGCCGTCGAGTTCGGCGAGTTCGAACTCTCCCACGGCGGCACGAGCGAGTACTACGTCGACAAGTACCGCTTCGAGACCGACCCTCACTGCCTTTCGACGATCGCGGCGGCGTTCGCCGAGCGACTCGACGAGTCGAAACTCGCGGGCGTCGCGCTCGGGGCCGTCCCGCTGGTCGCCGCGACGAGCGTCGAGACCGACACGCCGTACGTGATCGTGCGGAAAGAACAGAAGGAGTACGGCACCGGAAACCGGATCGAGGGCGAGCTGGCCGGCGGGGAGTCGGTCGTCGTTCTCGAAGACATCGCCACCACCGGCAAAAGCGCGCTGTCGGCCGTCCGTGCGCTCCGCGAGGCCGGTGCGAGCGTCGATCAGGTGCTCGTCGTCGTCGACCGCGAGGAGGGCGCGCGCGAAACGCTCGCTGAAGCGGACGTCGACCTCACGTCGCTCGTGACGGCCTCGGCGTTGCTCGACGACGCCTGACCGGCCGGAGCGGACCACAAGCGCTTCAACCGCCGGTCGGTGTGTCGGGATATGGACCTCCCGCCACGGCGGTGGCTCCTTCGGGGTATCCCTGTCTCTTATACACATCTCTGATGGNTCTTCGAGGCGTTGTACACCACCCGGAGCGGTCGAGCAGCCCGCGAACGGATCGACGGTCGTCAGCGTCCAGGGGTTTCACTTTCAGGGCGTCGGTAACGCGAAGAAGCCGGCACGGCTGGCTTCGGCCGGGCCGCGTGCCGCAACCGAGTGGGTCTACGACGGCTCGAAACGGAACGCGCGCTGGTTCTACGACGTCGATCCGCTTTCCAATGGGAACCTGCTGGTGACGTCGACAGTACCGAACGAGACGGTGGTGTTCGAGCTCGATCCAGATAGTCGAGAACGGGTCTGGACCGAACGCTTCGACGCCGAGGACACCCACGACGTCGACCTGATCAACGGCGATCAGCTGCTCGTCGCCAACATGCGCGAGTACAACGGAAGCTCCGGCGTGAGCAACGATCGGCTGTTCGTTTACGACCGAGGCACGGACGAGGTGATCTGGGAGTGGCGATTCAGAGAGCACTATCCGAATTCGACCGACGGCGGTTTTTCCGAAGACTGGTCACACGTCAACGACGTCGACAAGATCGGTGACGGGAAGTATCTCGCCTCGCCGCGGAACTTCGACCAGACGATCGTGATCGACCGCTCGACCGGGAATATCACGATGCGGCTCGGACAGGATGGGGAGTTGGGAACGCTGTTCGAACAGCACAACCCCGACTACCTCGAAAGCGAGAACGGCACCCCCACGATCCTCGTGGCCGACAGCGAGAACGATCGGATCGTGGAGTACGCCCGCGTCGACAGTCCCGGCAACGACACCGGGTGGAAACGGACGTGGGAGCTGTCGGGCGGGTTCAACTGGCCGCGCGACGCCGATCGACTTCCCAACGGTAACACGCTCGTGACGGATTCGCTCAACCACCGGGTGGTCGAGGTCACGCCCACGGGCGAGGTCGTCTGGGAGTACAGCGCGCCGTGGGCTCCCTACGACGCGGAACGGCTCAGTGCGGCCGAGACGGGCAGAGCGGACGGGGCGAACAGGACGGCGGCGACGAACGCAACGAACGCCTCGATCGGCGGTTCGCACGGACCGACAATGGGCGACCAGAACGTCACCGGAAGCTACGAACTCTCGGGCGGTGCAACGGGGGAGCCAGCGGACGGCGAACGGTTCTCGACGTGGGTCGCGTCGGTGGCCGCGGGGACGCCGGTGGCCGAGGAGATCGGATCGATCGCCGAACGGTACGCCCACGTCACGCCCTTTTTCCGGCCGGTGTGGCTGTCGAGCTGGGCGTTCGCCGCCCTCCTCGGTGCGGTGCTCGTCGCGCTTCCGTGGACGCTCGGCGAGGGGCTCTATCACCGCGAGCGCATCCGCCGCACGGTCGCTCGCGCCCGCTCGCGGCTGTTGCAGTGAGCGTGGCTGGGCGGGCGGGGCGCACACCACCGGAGACCTCTTGAATCCGTGTCGCCTATCAACTGTCGATGTCGAACCTCGAACTCTACGAGCTGGAGGGCTGTCCGTACTGCGCGAAGGTGAAAGACAAACTCGCCGACCTCGACCTCGACTACGACTCGCACATGGTGCCGAGCTCCCACAGCGAGCGCACCGAAGTCGAGGAGGTCAGCGGTCAGACCGGTGTCCCTGTCTTGGTTGACCCCGAGCACGGCGTCGACGGAATGTCGGAATCCGACGACATCGTGAACTATCTCGACGAGACCTACGGCCAGAGCGCGGCGTAGACCGTCCACTTCGGTTTTTAATCGTTCGCTGTCGTATCATCGATAGCGGCGCAGCTACGGACCTGGCGTCCCGACGAACAGAGTGAGTCGGGGCTCGGGAGAGCGTTGCTCTCCCGGTGGATGAAGGGCGAGCGTCGGGCGGTGCGAACGGAGTGAGCACCGCCGAACGCACGAACGGGGAGGAACGACCCGTGAGCGACCGCAGGGGAGCGAGGGCTTCGGCGGTGTTGTGCGGTTGCGGAGAGCGCCAGCAACCCTACCGCGAGCGAACGAAGTGAGCGAGCGGGTGTTTTTGATGACCGTTTTTGCAAGGGGTTGAGCGCGCGAGCGGAGCGAGCGTGCGATCCCCCGCAGTAAAAACGTTCAGATGTAGGTGAACCACTCGTCGTGGTCGTCGGTACGGCGCTCGACCACTTCGAAGAAGCGCGACTGGAGCTCCTCGGTGACGGGACCGCGCTCGCCAGCGCCGATCGTGACGTCGTCGACGGTCTTGATGGGGGTGACTTCGGCCGCCGAGCCGGTGAAGAAGAGCTCGTCGGCGGTGTAGAGCTCGCCGCGGCTGATCGCCGAGTCCTCGTGGACCTCGTAGCCCGCCTCCTCGGCGAGTTCGATCACGGTCTGGCGGGTAATGCCGTCAAGGATGGATTCGGCGAGGCCTGGCGTGTAGATCGTGTCGTCACGCACGAGAAAGAGGTTCTCGCCGGGACCCTCGGCGACGTTGCCCTCCTTGTTCAGTACGATGGCCTCGACGTAGCCGTTTCGTCGGGCCTCCTCGCCGGCGAGCATCGAATTCACGTACAGACCCGTGGTTTTGGCGTTCGTCGGGATCTGACTGGAGGCGTGTTTGCGCCAGGAGGACACCATCACGTCGACGCCGTTTTCGAGCGCATCCTCGCCGAGATACGTGCCCCACGGCCAGCACGCGATCGCGACCTGGGTGGGACAGTCTTGTGGGCTCACTCCCAGACTGTTGTAGCCGTAAAAGGCGATCGGACGGATGTAACACGACTGGAGGTCCTGGCGCTCGATGAGTTCGTGGGTAGCGTCGGTGAGCTCCTCCGGAGAGAACTCGATATCCATGTCGTACGGCTTCGCGGAGTCGTAGAACCGATCGAGATGCTCGTCCCACCGGAAGATCGCCGGCCCGCGCTCGGTGTCGTAACACCGGATACCCTCGAACACGCCCGAGCCGTAGTGGAGACCGTGGGTCAGCACGTGGATCTGGGCGTCGTCCCAGTCGACGAACTCGCCGTCCATCCAGATCGTGTCGACGTCCATGTCGTCGAAGCCACTCATACCCACAGAATCGATCGGCCACGTCTTAAAACCACGAGTGACGGTTCGGGCAACGCTTGCCGGCCCACACGCACCAAAAATTCCCTACAGTAATTCAATCGAGCGTCTTAATTACCTCCGAGAATTACTTGGTGGCGATGAGTGATTTCGCACCGCTCGAGTATGCGGACATCGACCCGTCGCGGCGGCCGAGCCTCGCCGAGGCGCTCGTGCCGGTCGGCGCGGTCGTTCTCGCCCTCGGGATCGGGTCGGGCTATCTCGGACTCGCACCACACGGACCGCTGCTCTGGGCCATCGCCTTTACGGGGCTGTTCGCCCGGTATCGGCTGGGCTACGACTGGGACGGCGTCTACGACGCCGCCGCGAGCGGCCTCCGGATGGGGCTGCAAGCGATCTTGATCCTGTTCGTGATCTACGGGCTCATCGCGACGTGGACGAGCGCCGGGACCATCCCCGGATTGATGTACTACGGACTCGGCCTGCTCTCGCCGACGATCTTTCTTCCTGTCGCAGCGGTCCTCGCCGCGATCGTGGCGTTCGCCGTCGGCTCCTCGTGGACCACTGTAGGAACGCTCGGGGTAGCCTTCCTCGGAATCGGTGAAGGGCTCGGTGTCCCCGCACCGATGACCGCGGGGGCGATCGTCTCCGGCGCATACGCTGGCGACAAGCAGAGCCCGCTTTCGGATACGACGAACCTCGCGGCCGCGGTCACCGACACCGACCTCTACGATCACATCACCGCGATGCGACTCGGCACGCTCGTCGCATTCGGCCTCTCGGTGCTCGCGTACGCTGCACTCGGCGTGGTCGCCGTCACGGGCGCGGGGGCGGACGTCGCCGCGATCAGCGATCCGCTCGCCGCGACGTACGCGCTCGGCCCGCTCGTCTTCCTCCCACTACTGGTCACGTTCGGACTCGCGATCGCCGGCTATCCGGCGCTCCCGGCGCTCGTCGCGGGTGTCTTCGCCGGCGCGCTCACCACGATCTTCACCCAGGGCGCGTCGTTCACCCGCGCGTGGGAGGTGTTCCTGAACGGCACCGCCCCGGAGACGGGCAGCGAGGTCGTGAACGGCCTGCTCGCGACCGGCGGGATCGCCGGCTCGGCGTGGACCATCGCGGTCGTCGTCGCCGCGCTCTCGCTCGGCGGGCTACTCGAACGCACGGGGATTCTCGCGACGCTCGCCCATCACCTCGCGGCGGCGATCCGGTCGCCAGGCTCACTGGTCGCGGGCACCGGTGTCGCCGCGATGGCGACCAACGCGTTCTCGGCCCAGCAGTACATGAGCATCGTCGTCCCAGGAATGAGCCTCCGGAGTCTCTACGACGAGTACGACCTCGAAACCACCGACCTCTCGCGTGCGGTCGAGGCCGCCGGCACGCCCTCGGGGCCGCTCTTCCCGTGGCACGCCGGTGCGGTCTACATGGCGGGCGTGCTCGGCTTCGCGACCTCGTGGACGTTCGTCCCGTACTACTTCTTCGGCTTCCTCTCGCCGCTCGCACTGTTCGTGATGGCGTACACGGGCCACGGCGTGACTCGGTCGACCGCGCAATCCGACGCCGCAGCGCCCGCGGACGACTAGTCCTTCCAAGCACTCGACTCGTAGTTGTTGCCGGGCTGGGTATCATCGAGCGTGATCGGGATTACTCGTTCGCCGTGGGCGCGTGCTCCGGCTGAAGGAACAGTACGTTGACGCGACCAACGGCATCGAAATCGCGGAGCTGATAGACGAGCTCGCGAACCCGTGGCGCCGGCCCCTGGCAGAAAACCGTTTCGAGGCACCACTCGCCGTGATGCATGTGGTGGGTCGTTTCGATGACCGACTCGAACTCGTGCTGGATCGTATGGAGTTCGCCGATGACGAGAGTGTGTTCGTAATCGAAGGCGAGTGCGGCGACGACAGTTCCCTCCAACCCTTCGAGACCGGTGTGGCGCTCGATATACTCCTGCATCGCCTCACGAACGGCGCGAGAGCGCGATTCCAGCTCTTCGTTCTGCCACGTCTCGTCGAACGCGTCGAGAACCTCCCCCGGAACGTTGAGGCTCGTTCGCATCGGCGACCGTTTGGGTGGCGTCGGATATGAACCCCGTTATTACGAACCCGCCGGCTCGACCATAACAACCCCTATCAACCGGTGTTCCACAGGTGGTCGTATGGCAAACGGGGTGGTGGGACTCGCGCTCGGGGCGAGCGCGCTCGGCCTGGTTCACGGGCTTGCGCCGGGTCACGGCTGGGCGATCGCCGCGAGCTATGCGCTCGACAAGCCGAACAAGTGGTTCTACGGCGCGGCGTCGAGTCTCATCCTCGGCGTCGGCCACCTCGTCAGCAGCATCGCGATGGTGCTGCTCTACTTCTTCGCGCTCTCGTACTTCGATCTGACGCAGATCGGGTGGATGAACTACGTTGCGGGCGCGATGTTGATCGGGCTCGGAATCTGGCAGTATTTCAACGGTCACGACCACACCACCGAGGAACACGACGATTCCGACGAGGATCATCACGAGCACGAACACGGCCACACTCACGACCACGAGCACAATCACGCTGACACCGAAGATTCTGGCTGGATCGTTCGGCTCCGTGGAGTGCTGCCGTTCGTTGGCGACTCGGGCCACTCACATTCACATGACCCTGCCGAGGAGGGAGCGGATCGCGGGCTCTACGGGATGGCGGCGCTCGCGTTCGCGCTCGGGTTCGCCCACAACGAGGAGTTCGACATCATCGCGATCTGTACGGGATCGAGCTACTGCCTCGAACTCATGCTCCTCTACGCGATTTCGGTCATCGTCTCGCTCGTCGGGATCACCCTCCTCCTCGTGGCGGGTTACGAGCGCTACGAGGAGCGTCTCGAACGCTACACCGAGTACCTGCCGGCGGTCACGGCGGCGATCCTCGTCGTGATGGGTATCGGGTTCATCGCCGGGGTGTTCTGACTACCCGAGGCGATCGACGAGCGCACTCCCCTCGACGTAGACAAGGTCGTGCTCCTCGGCGTACGTCTGCGCATCCGTCGGCGCGAGCGCGCCACCCGCATCGTCGAGCATCTCACAGACCACGGCCGCAGGCGCGCGGTCGGCGGCCGCCGCGAGAGCGAGCGCGAGTTCGGTGTGGCCGCGACGGCCGGCGAGGAGGTCGGGCGCACCGCGGAGGAGGTGGACGTGGCCGGGCACGCGAAACGTCGCGGCGAAGTCGGTGTCGTCGGGTGCGGCGGCCGCCCGGCCGAGCGCGGTGATCGTCAGCGCCCGGTCGTCGTCGGTGATCCCCGTGTAGGTGTCACGGTGGTTCGCCGTGAGCGAGAAGGATGACCGATCACCGTAGGCCAGCGCGTCGCCGTCGGCCGCTGGATGATCGACGATCTCCCGCGTGAACGGGAGGTCGAACGCGCTCGCCACGCCATCGGAGAGCGCGACGCAGACGAGGCCGCCGGCGTCGTTCCGGAGTCGGGCGACCGCGTCGGGCGTGACCGCGCCGGCGGGGTAGATCAGGTCGGTCTCGCCCTCGCGGTCGGCAGCGTCGTGGACGAGGACGGGGTCGCCGCGCGCGAACGCCGCGATCGTGCGTTCCGCTGGGTCCGCGGATTCGCTGGATTCGTTGGATTCGGCCGCCTCACCCACTTCGGCAGCATGTTCGGTCGTCCGCGAGGTCACGCTTCACCCTCGATTCGGACGGTCACGCGATCCCCATCGTCGAGCTCGAGCGCCTCACGGAGCTTGTCGGGGGCGATCACTTCGAGCTGGTCCTCGTCGTGGTGGGTGCGCTCGGGCGCGATGACGTGGGCACGGTCGTAGTTCTCGTCCGCTGTCTCGACGGTCGCAGGATAGCAGACGGCGGGGCCGTAGGTGCGGTCGTCGTCCTCCCAGCCATCGATGCCGATCGGATCGATCCCGGCGAGCGCCGTGCGCGACCGGATGCTCTCGTCGGTGAGGTCGACGTTCAACGTGCCGGGATACGGCTCGTAGCCCAGCCGCTCTTCGAACTGTTCGGCGTAGCCGGGCAGCGTGATGTAGTGGCGGCCCTCGCCCATCCCGCCGGTGACGCTCCCTGCGAGTTCGACCGTGAGCCCCTCCTCGAAGATGCGTCGGTAGGCGGCGTACGCCTCGCGGAGATCGCGTTCGCCCGCCGGCGTGATCGCGACCCACTGGCCGTCGTTCACGGTCTCGCGCGTGAGGAAGTCGGCGTCGTCGAGACGCTGGAGCCGGCGCGAGGCGGTCTGGTTCGAGGCGTCGAGGTCGGCCGCGAGGTTCGCACACGAGACCTTGATCTCGCCGTCGAGCGCGCCGCGAAGCGCCAGCAGCTTCAGCGTGGCGAGCTCGTCGTTCCCGACCGCGCGCTCGGTTGCCGTCGACATACACCCGATTCGGGGACCATCCCGCATAAGCGTATCGGACGTGTTACGCATCACGAAATCGTGATGGTGTTCGACTCCAGATCCGTGACGTGATCGATCGATGGAACGGGCGGCGGGTAAACCCGTTGGCTCGGGGTCGTTACGGTCGAACCCAACAGCCCTATGTCGGCCGCCGGGAAACGGCGAGTATGTTCCTCTCGCTTCGCGACGACGTCGCTGCGGCGCTC
The sequence above is a segment of the Halococcus salifodinae DSM 8989 genome. Coding sequences within it:
- a CDS encoding glutathione S-transferase N-terminal domain-containing protein encodes the protein MSNLELYELEGCPYCAKVKDKLADLDLDYDSHMVPSSHSERTEVEEVSGQTGVPVLVDPEHGVDGMSESDDIVNYLDETYGQSAA
- the arcD gene encoding arginine/ornithine antiporter ArcD yields the protein MSDFAPLEYADIDPSRRPSLAEALVPVGAVVLALGIGSGYLGLAPHGPLLWAIAFTGLFARYRLGYDWDGVYDAAASGLRMGLQAILILFVIYGLIATWTSAGTIPGLMYYGLGLLSPTIFLPVAAVLAAIVAFAVGSSWTTVGTLGVAFLGIGEGLGVPAPMTAGAIVSGAYAGDKQSPLSDTTNLAAAVTDTDLYDHITAMRLGTLVAFGLSVLAYAALGVVAVTGAGADVAAISDPLAATYALGPLVFLPLLVTFGLAIAGYPALPALVAGVFAGALTTIFTQGASFTRAWEVFLNGTAPETGSEVVNGLLATGGIAGSAWTIAVVVAALSLGGLLERTGILATLAHHLAAAIRSPGSLVAGTGVAAMATNAFSAQQYMSIVVPGMSLRSLYDEYDLETTDLSRAVEAAGTPSGPLFPWHAGAVYMAGVLGFATSWTFVPYYFFGFLSPLALFVMAYTGHGVTRSTAQSDAAAPADD
- the ribB gene encoding 3,4-dihydroxy-2-butanone-4-phosphate synthase, coding for MTSRTTEHAAEVGEAAESNESSESADPAERTIAAFARGDPVLVHDAADREGETDLIYPAGAVTPDAVARLRNDAGGLVCVALSDGVASAFDLPFTREIVDHPAADGDALAYGDRSSFSLTANHRDTYTGITDDDRALTITALGRAAAAPDDTDFAATFRVPGHVHLLRGAPDLLAGRRGHTELALALAAAADRAPAAVVCEMLDDAGGALAPTDAQTYAEEHDLVYVEGSALVDRLG
- a CDS encoding DUF120 domain-containing protein; this translates as MSTATERAVGNDELATLKLLALRGALDGEIKVSCANLAADLDASNQTASRRLQRLDDADFLTRETVNDGQWVAITPAGERDLREAYAAYRRIFEEGLTVELAGSVTGGMGEGRHYITLPGYAEQFEERLGYEPYPGTLNVDLTDESIRSRTALAGIDPIGIDGWEDDDRTYGPAVCYPATVETADENYDRAHVIAPERTHHDEDQLEVIAPDKLREALELDDGDRVTVRIEGEA
- a CDS encoding HoxN/HupN/NixA family nickel/cobalt transporter, with product MANGVVGLALGASALGLVHGLAPGHGWAIAASYALDKPNKWFYGAASSLILGVGHLVSSIAMVLLYFFALSYFDLTQIGWMNYVAGAMLIGLGIWQYFNGHDHTTEEHDDSDEDHHEHEHGHTHDHEHNHADTEDSGWIVRLRGVLPFVGDSGHSHSHDPAEEGADRGLYGMAALAFALGFAHNEEFDIIAICTGSSYCLELMLLYAISVIVSLVGITLLLVAGYERYEERLERYTEYLPAVTAAILVVMGIGFIAGVF
- a CDS encoding CopG family ribbon-helix-helix protein, producing MRTSLNVPGEVLDAFDETWQNEELESRSRAVREAMQEYIERHTGLEGLEGTVVAALAFDYEHTLVIGELHTIQHEFESVIETTHHMHHGEWCLETVFCQGPAPRVRELVYQLRDFDAVGRVNVLFLQPEHAPTANE
- a CDS encoding branched-chain amino acid transaminase codes for the protein MSGFDDMDVDTIWMDGEFVDWDDAQIHVLTHGLHYGSGVFEGIRCYDTERGPAIFRWDEHLDRFYDSAKPYDMDIEFSPEELTDATHELIERQDLQSCYIRPIAFYGYNSLGVSPQDCPTQVAIACWPWGTYLGEDALENGVDVMVSSWRKHASSQIPTNAKTTGLYVNSMLAGEEARRNGYVEAIVLNKEGNVAEGPGENLFLVRDDTIYTPGLAESILDGITRQTVIELAEEAGYEVHEDSAISRGELYTADELFFTGSAAEVTPIKTVDDVTIGAGERGPVTEELQSRFFEVVERRTDDHDEWFTYI